One window of Mus caroli chromosome 11, CAROLI_EIJ_v1.1, whole genome shotgun sequence genomic DNA carries:
- the LOC110305908 gene encoding gasdermin-A isoform X2: MTMFENVTRALARQLNPRGDLTPLDSLIDFKRFHPFCLVLRKRKSTLFWGARYVRTDYTLLDVLEPGSSPSDPTDSGNFSFKNMLDARVEGDVDVPKTVKVKGTAGLSRSSTLEVQTLSVAPTALENLHKERKLSADHPFLKEMRERGENLYVVMEVVETLQEVTLERAGKAEGCFSLPFFAPLGLQGSMNHKEAVTIPKGCVLAYRVRQLMVNGKDEWGIPHICNDNMQTFPPGEKPGEGKFILIQASDVGEMHEDFKTLKEEVQRETQEVEKLSPVGRSSLLTSLSHLLGKKKELQDLEQMLEGALDKGQEVTLEALPKDVMLSKDSMDAILYFLGALTVLSEAQQKLLVKSLEKKILPVQLKLVESTMEQNFLQDKEGVFPLRPDLLSSLGEEELILTEALVGLSGLEVQRSGPQYTWDPDTRHNLCALYAGLSLLHLLSRDS; this comes from the exons ATGACTATGTTTGAGAATGTCACCCGGGCCCTGGCTAGACAGCTGAACCCTCgaggagatctgacacccctAGACAGCCTCATCGACTTCAAACGCTTCCATCCCTTCTGCCTGgtgctgaggaagaggaagagcacaCTGTTCTGGGGAGCCCGCTATGTGCGCACCGACTACACTCTCCTGGATGTGCTGGAGCCGGGCAGCTCCCCCTCAG ATCCAACAGACAGTGGCAACTTTAGCTTTAAGAATATGCTGGATGCCCGAGTAGAGGGAGATGTGGACGTGCCAAAGACGGTGAAGGTAAAGGGGACTGCGGGTCTGTCACGAAGCAGCACACTGGAGGTACAGACGCTCAGCGTGGCTCCCACGGCTCTGGAGAACTTGCACaaggagag GAAACTGTCAGCAGACCACCCATTCCTGAAGGAGATGCGGGAACGCGGGGAGAACCTCTATgtggtgatggaggtggtggAAACCCTGCAGGAAGTCACTCTGGAGCGAGCTGGCAAGGCAGAGggctgcttctctctccccttctttgcCCCACTGGGACTACAG GGATCCATGAACCACAAGGAGGCTGTAACCATCCCCAAGGGCTGTGTCCTGGCCTATCGAGTGAGACAACTGATGGTCAATGGCAAAGATGAGTGGG GCATTCCACACATTTGCAATGACAACATGCAAACTTTCCCTCCCGGAG AAAAGCCAGGAGAAGGGAAGTTCATAT TGATCCAGGCATCTGATGTTG GGGAGATGCACGAAGACTTCAAGACTTTAAAGGAAGAGGTTCAGCGAGAAACTCAAGAAGTGGAGAAGTTGAGTCCAGTGGGGCGAAGCTCCCTACTCACTTCCCTCAGCCATCtcctaggaaagaagaaagagctcCAGGACCTTGAGCAGATG CTTGAAGGGGCTCTAGACAAGGGACAGGAAGTGACCTTAGAAGCACTCCCCAAAGATGTTATGCTGTCAAAGGACTCTATGGACGCCATCCTCTACTTCCTCGGGGCTCTGACAG TGCTAAGTGAAGCCCAACAGAAGCTTCTAGTAAAATCCTTGGAGAAAAAGATCCTACCAGTGCAACTGAAGCTG GTTGAGAGCACCATGGAGCAGAACTTCCTGCAAGATAAAGAGGGTGTTTTCCCCCTGCGGCCTGATCTGCTCTCCTCCCTCGGGGAGGAGGAACTGATCCTAACAGAAGCACTGGTGGGACTAAGCGGCCTGGAAGTCCAGAGATCAGGCCCCCAGTACACGTGGGATCCAGACACTCGCCACAACCTCTGTGCCCTCTATGCtggtctctccctccttcacctGCTAAGCAGGGATTCCTAA
- the LOC110305908 gene encoding gasdermin-A isoform X1, translating into MTMFENVTRALARQLNPRGDLTPLDSLIDFKRFHPFCLVLRKRKSTLFWGARYVRTDYTLLDVLEPGSSPSDPTDSGNFSFKNMLDARVEGDVDVPKTVKVKGTAGLSRSSTLEVQTLSVAPTALENLHKERKLSADHPFLKEMRERGENLYVVMEVVETLQEVTLERAGKAEGCFSLPFFAPLGLQGSMNHKEAVTIPKGCVLAYRVRQLMVNGKDEWGIPHICNDNMQTFPPGGRCTAYRLPTSPAPIFSEKPGEGKFIWEMHEDFKTLKEEVQRETQEVEKLSPVGRSSLLTSLSHLLGKKKELQDLEQMLEGALDKGQEVTLEALPKDVMLSKDSMDAILYFLGALTVLSEAQQKLLVKSLEKKILPVQLKLVESTMEQNFLQDKEGVFPLRPDLLSSLGEEELILTEALVGLSGLEVQRSGPQYTWDPDTRHNLCALYAGLSLLHLLSRDS; encoded by the exons ATGACTATGTTTGAGAATGTCACCCGGGCCCTGGCTAGACAGCTGAACCCTCgaggagatctgacacccctAGACAGCCTCATCGACTTCAAACGCTTCCATCCCTTCTGCCTGgtgctgaggaagaggaagagcacaCTGTTCTGGGGAGCCCGCTATGTGCGCACCGACTACACTCTCCTGGATGTGCTGGAGCCGGGCAGCTCCCCCTCAG ATCCAACAGACAGTGGCAACTTTAGCTTTAAGAATATGCTGGATGCCCGAGTAGAGGGAGATGTGGACGTGCCAAAGACGGTGAAGGTAAAGGGGACTGCGGGTCTGTCACGAAGCAGCACACTGGAGGTACAGACGCTCAGCGTGGCTCCCACGGCTCTGGAGAACTTGCACaaggagag GAAACTGTCAGCAGACCACCCATTCCTGAAGGAGATGCGGGAACGCGGGGAGAACCTCTATgtggtgatggaggtggtggAAACCCTGCAGGAAGTCACTCTGGAGCGAGCTGGCAAGGCAGAGggctgcttctctctccccttctttgcCCCACTGGGACTACAG GGATCCATGAACCACAAGGAGGCTGTAACCATCCCCAAGGGCTGTGTCCTGGCCTATCGAGTGAGACAACTGATGGTCAATGGCAAAGATGAGTGGG GCATTCCACACATTTGCAATGACAACATGCAAACTTTCCCTCCCGGAGGTAGGTGCACGGCTTACAGGCTCCCCACATCTCCTGCCCCGATATTCTCTG AAAAGCCAGGAGAAGGGAAGTTCATAT GGGAGATGCACGAAGACTTCAAGACTTTAAAGGAAGAGGTTCAGCGAGAAACTCAAGAAGTGGAGAAGTTGAGTCCAGTGGGGCGAAGCTCCCTACTCACTTCCCTCAGCCATCtcctaggaaagaagaaagagctcCAGGACCTTGAGCAGATG CTTGAAGGGGCTCTAGACAAGGGACAGGAAGTGACCTTAGAAGCACTCCCCAAAGATGTTATGCTGTCAAAGGACTCTATGGACGCCATCCTCTACTTCCTCGGGGCTCTGACAG TGCTAAGTGAAGCCCAACAGAAGCTTCTAGTAAAATCCTTGGAGAAAAAGATCCTACCAGTGCAACTGAAGCTG GTTGAGAGCACCATGGAGCAGAACTTCCTGCAAGATAAAGAGGGTGTTTTCCCCCTGCGGCCTGATCTGCTCTCCTCCCTCGGGGAGGAGGAACTGATCCTAACAGAAGCACTGGTGGGACTAAGCGGCCTGGAAGTCCAGAGATCAGGCCCCCAGTACACGTGGGATCCAGACACTCGCCACAACCTCTGTGCCCTCTATGCtggtctctccctccttcacctGCTAAGCAGGGATTCCTAA